TCAAACCCAACAAACGACTCTACGAAATGCTCTGCCACTACCTCAGCGGCTGGGCCACACTCGACGAACTTGAGCAAGCTATCGCCAAACATCACGCCACAGCGAAACCCCCGTAGCAAATCTTGAACCGAACACTATTGAGGGAGAGGGTAGGGTGAGGGTCGAGGCCTTGTGTGAGTGGAGAACGCGAGATTGATTCCGCGCGTTACCCTCCCTTGGCCCCTCCCTGACAGGGAGGGGGATTTTCAGGCGCAGAAGCCTGTCAGAAGTTTTCCATCTCTTCATCGGTCGGACGAATCATTCTTTCGCATCGACCGTCGTAACCGGGGCGATCTTTTCCAGGCCGGATTGCAATTCTTCGGCCTGACCCACCACGACCACCACGGTTTGATCGGGTTGCACCACGTTCTTGATCAAATCCATGCACGCCGTCTCGTCGGCTTGCACGACCGAACGCAGTTCCTCGTCGAAGTAATTCTCAGGCAAGTTGTTCAGCGCCAAGAGCCACAATTCCGATGCCATCTGCAGCGGCGTTTCGCGATCCATCGGAAAGCTGCCGACGAGATACGCCTTGGTCTTGCGCAGCTCGACGGCCGACGGCGGTTCGGCCTTCAGGCGTTTGATTTCCTCGAATACGGCCGCCAGCGCTTCGACCGTCGACTCGGTCTTGCTGAAGGTGTGAACGGTGAAATCACCGGCGAACCGCTGGGCGTGAAATCCGCCATTGGCGCCGTAGGTGAGTCCCTTTTTCACGCGGATCGATTCGTTCAGCCGGCTGGAGAATGCGCCACCGAAGTAACCGTCGATCACACGGCTGGCCGCATAGCGCGGATCGTGCCGGGTGATGCCTAACTGGCCGGTGTAAATCTGGCTTTGCGTGGCGTCGGGCCGATCGACAAGCACAATGCCGGTCGCGCCGGCCGCCGGCGGGTCGGGGAGCTTGATGTCGGGCCGCTCGCCGTCGACTTTCCAATCGCCGAATACCTTTTCGGCCAAGGCCAGGCCGCGCTTGTCGTCGATATCGCCCGACAGGATCAGCACGGCCGCGTCAGGCCGCGCGAACTTGTTCCACCAGTCTGGCAGGTCGGCGAGTTTGAGAGCCTCGACGTCCTTGATCTCGCCGGTGGCCGTGCGGGCGTAGGGATGTTCGCCGTACATTTTGCGGCGCAGCTCGCGGCGCGCGATATATGCCGGCTCGCGTGATGAGACGCGCAAACCGGTCAGCGTTTGCTTGCGCGTGTCGTCGAAGTCGGCTTCGGGAAAGGTCGGCTCGCGCACAACTTCGCCCAGCAGGCCGAGGGCGCGCTCCAATTCTTCGGTCAGGCAATTGGCACTGACGGTCGATGAGTCCATGCCGCCGGTGCCGCCCAGGCTGATGGCGTACGTACCCAGTTCGTCGGCCAATCGCGCTTCGTCGTGATGCTTCGTTCCCTTGGTGATCATGTCCAAGGTCATCGAAACCGTGCCCGGCTTGGTTTCGGTCCAGGCGCCCGACAGCAGGCCGAGCGTTGCGCCGACGAACGGCACCTCGTGATTCGGGACGATGATGACCTTCAAGCCGTTGGCGAGCGTGTGCGTCGTGTGTACCAAGGGGGGCGGATCGACGGCCAGCGGGGCCGCCAGCGGCGGTGCGGGAAAGAAGCCTTGCGGCCGGGAGACGCCGGGTCGACCTGGACGGGGCGCCTGCGTCTCGGCTTCGGCCGTGATCGGTGCATCTTCCTCGGCGTTCTTCTTCGGACCGGCGGCCATGCCGGTCGAGGGAATCAAGACCTTGATCTGCCGCTCCGGCACGAGGTACTTGCGCGCCACGCGCTGGAGATCATCGATCGTCACGCGGCGGACGTCGTCGAGAACTTCGTTGGCACGCTTGGGGTTTCTTTGCAGCACGGCCGCTTCGCCGAGGGCCGAGGCCTTGCCTTCGACGGTCAAAGTTTCCATCACGATCGACTTGAGCGCACGATTCTTGGCCTTCAGCAGCTCGTGATCGGTAATCGGACCGGTGCGCAGTTTGTCGATTTCTTCGTCCAGCGCCTCGATCGCGGCCTCGGGCTTCGCGCCGAAGGGAGGCACGATCGCACCGGCGAAGAAGATGCCATCTTGCTCGAGGGACTGGGAGATATCGATCGCCGATACGGCCACCTTCTTCTCAACGACCAAGGCGCGATAAAGCCGGCTGCTATCATCGCCTACCAGGATCGTCGAAAGCAACTCAAGGGGAACATGGTCCGAATGCGAGAGGGGAACGGTGCGGAACAAAACACCGACGACCGGCGCCGGGGCGTTATCCTCGTGAACCGTGACGGTGCGGCCCGCCTCGGGCCAGGGCTCGACAATTTCCACACGCGGCGGATCGGCGCCGCGCGGGATCCAGCCGAAGTGCCGCTTCGCAAGCTGCTGCGCTTCGGCATGCTTCACCGCGCCGGCGACGACCAGCGTGGCGTTGTTCGGCACGTAGTATTTGTTCCAGAAATCGCGCAACTCTTGCACGGCCGCCGCGCGCAGATGTGGAATCTTGCCGATCGGCGTCCAGCGATACGGATGTTCGCGGAACACCTCGGCCATCACCTTTTCCATCACCGTGCCGAACGGCCGGTTCAGGCCCATCCGCCGCTCTTCCTCGACCACCTTGCGCTCGGTGTCGAACGAGCCCTGATCGATCTTCAGGCCGGCCATGCGATCCGCTTCGAGCCACAGGGCCAGCTCCAACTGATGAGCCGCCAGTGTCTCGTGATACACGGTTTGATCGAAGGCGGTGTAGGCGTTGCACTCGCCGCCGGCCTGCCGCACCAGGTCCATGTGGTCCGTCGGGCCGAGGCGCTCGGTGCCGCGGAACATCATATGCTCGAACATATGCGCAAAACCCTGCCGCTCCGGGTTTTCGTCCTTCGAGCCGACGTGATACCAGACCTGCACGTTGACGATCGGGCAGGAGAAGTCTTCGAGCGTGATCACGTGCAGGCCGTTATCGAGCGTGATCTCGCGATAATCGAACAGCTTGCGCCCCTCGGCCGGGGCTTCTGACGGTTTAACGGGCGCCGCCGCGGCGAACGCCGCGGCCTCTGCCGCCGAGCCGATCGGGGGCGCGGCGCCGAGCAGGGACCAAGCAAGCAACAAGAATAGCAGCCGTCCGTACCGCATGAGAAAATCCTGGCAGGGGTATTCGGTGGAGATCGAGCAAAACGCTCGTGCGCGTAGTCTACCGGTCGAGGCCCGAAAAGACCAACGGGGCGCAAGCACGCGCGCGCTTTGCCACGCATTCTACGCAAGACGAGGGGCGCCGGTTCCAGCATAGCGCGCGGCAACCGACGGCTGTGGTCGACGGCGCTCTCGACGCTCAAGCGCTTACGCCACGGCGGCCGAGAAGTCGCTGACCAGGCGGAAGAAAACCTCGCGCGTCAGGTGCATGGGCACGGTCTCGCGCACGCTGCCCGGCTTTTTGACGAACCGGCACAAGCTCAGCGAGCCGCCGCGCTTTACAACCAGCTCGTAGTAGCTGGTGCGGTCCTCGTCGCGCTCCGGAGGGTTCGAGCGCAATTGCACGACGCACTGCTCGGCGTCGAACTCGATCGGGTTGATCGGCTCGAGCAGATAGGTGAGCCGCGAGGAAAGCTTCTCACCAAGCCGCTTCAGCTCTTGCGGCGTTTGCCCGGCAAGCGCGGGCGTGGAAAGCTCGAAACTTGTGACCGCGCAGGCCAGCGAGTCGAGGGCGGCGAAGTCGCAAGTCAGCGTCTGGCCGGCTTCCTCGATTTCGAGCCGGAACGGCGCTTGCGCCGTTTGCAGGGACACACGTGCCTGTGCGAGCAGGGTCATAACACTCACCTCTCTTCGTTCCCTCTCCCGCACCGCGCCGCCAGGCTGGCGAGCATCCTGCCCGCAGACCTTTTAAGGCGCCCTAGCAGGGGAGCGAAACCCTCTTGGACCCGCGCAAGCGCGGGCCTCTACTAGTTTTATTCCTTACCCGGTTGCGTCGTCACTTGATGCTGGCTGTATTCGCTGCCGTCGAAGCTGAGAATCGTGGGCACGTCCTCCAGGCGTGTCTCGATGTGGACCGGTCGCATCCACAGGCGGGCCAAAGCCCGTAGCGTGTCCTGAGCGTAACCCAGTTGCAGTTCGACGCCGTTGAATTCATGGAACAAGAACAGCTCGCCGCGGTTCTTGTAGTTGCCGTCGCGGACCGTGATCAGCGGTTGCCCGCGGTTGGTCAGGCTGTAAAGCAATCGTTGCTTGATTTTGGGAAATTCGCGGCTCTCGATTTCATAATAATCGGCTTCCTGGTTGTAGCCGAACGAGAACAATTTATGTTCTCGGCAAAAATCGAGCGTCAGGAACGTGTCGATGAAGGTCAGGTCGTTGTGGATCGCGCGGACTTCGAAGATCTTCTTACGGCCCAGGCCGGTGTCCTGCTGCCAGTTGCGCTTGGCGGCCAGGTCGTCGCACTCGTCGAATTCGCGGCCGAAGCGGCCGCGGTTCCAGCGATCCTCGATATCGCGGAAGAGCTCGATTCCCAGCTTGTAAGGGTTCAGTCGGCCGGGCGACGTGGCCATCGTGCCTGAGTGGTGATCGCAATAGTGGATCACATCGGCGGCCGACAACCCCTGGCGCGTCATGATCGTGGAGTGCCAGTAGCTGGCCCAACCTTCGTTCATGATCTTGGTCTGCGCCTGCGGAGCGAAGTAATACGCCTCATCGCGCAGCATCGACAGAATATCCAACTGCCAGCTCTTCAAGGGTGCGTGCTCGAGCACGAACAGCATGACGTCGCGCATCGGCTCCGCCGGAAAATGCTCTTCTTTTTCGCGCTGCCGCTTGCGGGCTTCGGCCTCGGCCTCCAGCGCCGCCGGCGGATTGACGAACGAATCCATGTAGCTCTTGGCCTGAAAGCGGCCGGGCCGCGCATCCTCTTCCTCCTCGTCCTGGGCGGCCAGGTCGAAGCGCGGGCGATCGTCGCGCCGCTTGATGAACAGCGAATGCACGTCGATCAAGTCCTCGATGCTCAAGCAGCAATCGATGAACTCTTCGACCGTCTCCACCCCGAAGCGATCCATGTAACGGCGGATCCGATTGCCGTGGTTCGCCATGTGATCCATCATCTTGCGATCGGTATGGGCGAACCAGGCGTTGTTCTTGAAGAAGTCGCAATGGCCATAGACGTGCGCCATCACCAGCTTTTGATCCGTGAGCGCATTCGACTTCATCAGGTACGCGTAGCACGGATTATTATTGATCACCAGCTCGTAGATCTTTTGCAGCCCGTACGTGTAGCCCTTGGAAAGCTGCTCGTACTCCATGCCGAAGCGCCAGTGCGGATAGCGCGTGGGGAAGCCGCCATAGGCCGCGATGGCGTTGAGCTGATCGCAATCCACGACTTCGAAGATCGTGGGAAAGAAGTCGAGACCGTGGCCGCGCGCATATTCCTCGATCTGGACCTGCATTTCAGCCAGATCCGGAGGCAACGACGTGTCGGTGTGCATGGCCATGGTCAGGTTCTTTCAGCAGCCTTACTTTTTGATCCGTTTACTGGCCCGAAGCGCGAGCGACGGAAAAGTCGGGTAAATCGCTCGCCGGCGCTTCGGGCTGGTGTAAATACCGCCAATCCGAACTGTTGCAGTGCAGTTTGCGTGCCACCCATCGGCAGCATTAGCGATATTTGCCTGTTGTTACTTTCCCTTTCCCAGGAACGCTTTGATCGAGTCGTATATGGCGTCCTTATCGCGAATCTCGGAGAGGACCAGCTTGTCGACGTTTTCCGAAACGCCCATCCGCAGCGACCGCATGTATTCGCCGCTGCCGTAGGGGCTTTCGACCTGCCCGTAGCAGAAAAGATTCGCCACCGGCAGCAAATGTTCGCGCAGCAGCCGCAGGCTGGCCTCGTTGTCCTCGCCCCAGTTGTCGCCGTCGGAAAACTGGAAGCAGTAGATATTCCAATCCGCAGGCGAGAACTCGCGGGCGATCAAGTCGACGCACACTTTGTAGGCACTACTGATGCGCGTGCCGCCACTTTCGCGGGTGCGGTAGAACGTGTCTTCGTCGACTTCCTTGGCCGCCGCGTCGTGAATGATGTAACGCGTTTCCAGGCCGTTGTACTGGCTCTTCAGCCAGGTATCGATCCAGAACGCCTCGGTGCGCACGATCTGCTTCTGTTCATCGGTCATCGAGCCCGAAACGTCCATCATGTAAATCGCGACGGCGCTGGCATCGGGCTGAGGAATCTTGACCCACGAGCGATAACGCTTGTCATCGCGAATCGGCACCACGCGCGGGCTATCAGCGTCATACGTGCTCGACGAGACCTGCCGGCGCAGCGCCTGAATGTAAGTCCGCTTGAAATGCCGCAGCGATTCCGGACCCAGCCGGCGAATACTGTTGAAGCGGGTCTTTTCCTGAATGACGTTGCTGCGCCCCTTGGGCTCGATACGGGGCAGCTCGAGCTCGTCCCCCAGGATTTGCGCCAGCTCTTCGAGCGAGATATCCACTTCCAGGATATGCGCGCCCGGGTCGCTGCCAGCCTGGCCCTTACCGTCCCCTTGCTCACCGGGCGCGGCGCCGATAGGCGTGCCGACTTCGCCCTCGCCTTGTCCGACGCCGCCCGAGCCGTTCTTGCCGTAGCGGAAGTGCGGCACGTCGAGCTGTGGAATGGGAATGCTGACCAGATCGCGCCCCTGCCGGCCGATCATCTCGCCGTGCGTGACATACTTCCGCAGATTCTGGCGAATCTTGCCGCGGACGATCTGTCGAAAACGTGACTGGTCCCGCTCCACCTTCATGGCGTCTCTCGCTTAGAGAGTACATGTCGAATGTGATAACGCATTCGACATTCGTCCCTTCGTCATTCGGATTTCAATACTTACGGTTTCGTGTCTCCGCGGGCGAAGATGCTGGCCACGAAGTTCAACACGTCCGTGGCGCTTTCGTCGTCATACCCGTAGTCACGAATCAAACGCCCCTTGACGACGTCGATCTTGGCTTGCGTGTCGGCGTCGACCACCTTCGAGACCAGGCTCGTCAGCTTGATCGAATCCTTCTGGTCTTCGAACAGCTTGAGCTCCAATGCCTTGTTCAGGCGTTCGTTGGTCTTATAGTCGAACTTGCGGCCGTCGATCGACAAGGCGCCGATGTAATTCATGATCTCGCGGCGGAAATCGTCCTTGCGGCTTTCCGGGATATCGATCTTCTCCTCGATCGAGCGCATCAGCCGCTCGTCGGGCTCCTGGTATTGGCCGGTGAACTTGTTCTTCACTTTTTCCCGCTGCGTGTAGGCCTTCACATTGTCGATGTAGTTGCCGCACAGTCGGGCCAAGGCGTCTTCGTCGGCCGCGATCGCCCGCTGCACTTCGTTCTTCACGATGTTTTCGTACTCTTCCTTCACCACCCCCAGCAGTTCGCGGTAGTGGTTCCGCATCTCTTCGCTGGTGATCAGCGTGTGATGCTTGAGCCCCGCCTCGATTTCGTTGAGCACCATGAAGGGGTTGATGCTCGTGGCGTCGGGGTGGGCAACCAGGGCATTGGAAATCTTGTCCTGGACGTAGCGCGGCGAGATGCCGTGCATCCCCTCGGTCAGGGCTTGCTCGCGCAGTTCCTTGACGTTGTCTTCGGTGAAGCCCGGCAGGCTCTTGCCGTTGTACAGCTTCAGTTTTTGCAACAAGGTGAGGCTGGCGTTTTTCGGCGGTTCGAGCCGGGTGAGGATGGCCCACATGGCGGCCATTTCGATCGTGTGCGGGGCGATGTGCTTGCCCTGCACTTTCTCCTTGTTGTAGTCCTTTTCGTAGATGCGAATCTCGTTGGCCAATGTGGTGACGTAAGGAATGTCGATTTTCACCGTGCGATCGCGCAGCGCTTCCATGAACTCGTTGTTCTGCAGGCGGCGATATTCCGGCTCGTTCGTGTGACCGAGGATCACCTCGTCGATGTCGGTTTGCGCGAACTTCTTCGGCTTGACCTTGTGCTCCTGGCTGGCGCCGAGCAAGTCATACAAAAACGCCACGTCGAGCTTCAAGACCTCGACGAACTCGACGATGCCGCGGTTGGCGATGTTGAACTCGCCGTCGAAGTTGAAGGCCCGCGGGTCGCTGTCGCTGCCGTACTCGGCGATCTTCCGATAATTGATGTCGCCGGTCAGCTCGGTCGAATCCTGGTTCTTTTCATCCTTCGGCTGGAAGGTGCCGATGCCGACGCGGTCTTTCTCGCTCAAGATCAAGCGCTTCACGCGCACGTCCTGCACGACCCGCGTCCAGTCGCCGCCATAATGCTTGAGCCGCTCGTTGTAGACGTACCGGCAGAACGGGCACAGCTCGCCCTTGACCTTGGCGCGGTACTCGCCCGGCGCCCGGTCGAGGTTCAGGTTCGCTTCAACGTCGGCGCGGAACCGGCTGGGGATGATGTGCAGCGGCTCCTCGTTCATCGGGCACCAGTGGACCGTGTGCGGTTCCTCCAGGTCGACCCAGCCGAGGGTGTACAGCGCCCCCTCGTCGCGGGCCGAATAGCGCTCCAGCCCCTTTTTCAGTTGCCGCGCGATAGTGCTTTTGCTGCTGCCGACAGGACCGTGTAACAACAGCACGCGCTTCTCGATGCCGTAGCCCTGCGCGGCGCTTTTGAAGGCGTTGACCAGGACGGCCAACTGGCTCTCCAAACCGAAGACGGCGTCGGCGCCGTCGCTTTCCGGATCTTCGAAGAAGCGGTAGCGGAGATGCTTTTCCCGCCCTTCTTCATAAGATTCTGTCCCGTAGGACAGGATCATATCGTAGACGCGTTCGAACGCGTTGCGAGTTACAAGAGGATTGGCGCGGACCAGATCGAGGTATTCCTCGAACGAGCCTTCCCAGGTTTTCTTCCTGAATTGCTCGAGGTCCTGTCGCTCGGCGATAATCTCGATAATCGATCGTCCACTGGTCATTGCTGGTACTCCACGACGTATCCGTCGTTTCCCAGGCGCCGGCGGAGGTTAATCCGCATGCTCAATGCGTTCCACGCATGAATGGGTCGCACCCCTGGTTGCTTGGGCCACCAACCATTCACGACAGCTCCGACGATCGGGCTGCCTGCTGCCGGCTCTTCCTGGCCTTCCCTTCGTGAAAATCGCCAATCGCAGACGACCGTTGGCAGCGGCGTGCGCGGGGATCGAAACTTTCCCAGCGCGCAGCAGCAAACGCGTTCGCCTGAGCG
This DNA window, taken from Pirellulales bacterium, encodes the following:
- a CDS encoding SpoVR family protein; this encodes MAMHTDTSLPPDLAEMQVQIEEYARGHGLDFFPTIFEVVDCDQLNAIAAYGGFPTRYPHWRFGMEYEQLSKGYTYGLQKIYELVINNNPCYAYLMKSNALTDQKLVMAHVYGHCDFFKNNAWFAHTDRKMMDHMANHGNRIRRYMDRFGVETVEEFIDCCLSIEDLIDVHSLFIKRRDDRPRFDLAAQDEEEEDARPGRFQAKSYMDSFVNPPAALEAEAEARKRQREKEEHFPAEPMRDVMLFVLEHAPLKSWQLDILSMLRDEAYYFAPQAQTKIMNEGWASYWHSTIMTRQGLSAADVIHYCDHHSGTMATSPGRLNPYKLGIELFRDIEDRWNRGRFGREFDECDDLAAKRNWQQDTGLGRKKIFEVRAIHNDLTFIDTFLTLDFCREHKLFSFGYNQEADYYEIESREFPKIKQRLLYSLTNRGQPLITVRDGNYKNRGELFLFHEFNGVELQLGYAQDTLRALARLWMRPVHIETRLEDVPTILSFDGSEYSQHQVTTQPGKE
- a CDS encoding serine protein kinase, which gives rise to MTSGRSIIEIIAERQDLEQFRKKTWEGSFEEYLDLVRANPLVTRNAFERVYDMILSYGTESYEEGREKHLRYRFFEDPESDGADAVFGLESQLAVLVNAFKSAAQGYGIEKRVLLLHGPVGSSKSTIARQLKKGLERYSARDEGALYTLGWVDLEEPHTVHWCPMNEEPLHIIPSRFRADVEANLNLDRAPGEYRAKVKGELCPFCRYVYNERLKHYGGDWTRVVQDVRVKRLILSEKDRVGIGTFQPKDEKNQDSTELTGDINYRKIAEYGSDSDPRAFNFDGEFNIANRGIVEFVEVLKLDVAFLYDLLGASQEHKVKPKKFAQTDIDEVILGHTNEPEYRRLQNNEFMEALRDRTVKIDIPYVTTLANEIRIYEKDYNKEKVQGKHIAPHTIEMAAMWAILTRLEPPKNASLTLLQKLKLYNGKSLPGFTEDNVKELREQALTEGMHGISPRYVQDKISNALVAHPDATSINPFMVLNEIEAGLKHHTLITSEEMRNHYRELLGVVKEEYENIVKNEVQRAIAADEDALARLCGNYIDNVKAYTQREKVKNKFTGQYQEPDERLMRSIEEKIDIPESRKDDFRREIMNYIGALSIDGRKFDYKTNERLNKALELKLFEDQKDSIKLTSLVSKVVDADTQAKIDVVKGRLIRDYGYDDESATDVLNFVASIFARGDTKP
- a CDS encoding DUF444 family protein; amino-acid sequence: MKVERDQSRFRQIVRGKIRQNLRKYVTHGEMIGRQGRDLVSIPIPQLDVPHFRYGKNGSGGVGQGEGEVGTPIGAAPGEQGDGKGQAGSDPGAHILEVDISLEELAQILGDELELPRIEPKGRSNVIQEKTRFNSIRRLGPESLRHFKRTYIQALRRQVSSSTYDADSPRVVPIRDDKRYRSWVKIPQPDASAVAIYMMDVSGSMTDEQKQIVRTEAFWIDTWLKSQYNGLETRYIIHDAAAKEVDEDTFYRTRESGGTRISSAYKVCVDLIAREFSPADWNIYCFQFSDGDNWGEDNEASLRLLREHLLPVANLFCYGQVESPYGSGEYMRSLRMGVSENVDKLVLSEIRDKDAIYDSIKAFLGKGK
- a CDS encoding pitrilysin family protein yields the protein MRYGRLLFLLLAWSLLGAAPPIGSAAEAAAFAAAAPVKPSEAPAEGRKLFDYREITLDNGLHVITLEDFSCPIVNVQVWYHVGSKDENPERQGFAHMFEHMMFRGTERLGPTDHMDLVRQAGGECNAYTAFDQTVYHETLAAHQLELALWLEADRMAGLKIDQGSFDTERKVVEEERRMGLNRPFGTVMEKVMAEVFREHPYRWTPIGKIPHLRAAAVQELRDFWNKYYVPNNATLVVAGAVKHAEAQQLAKRHFGWIPRGADPPRVEIVEPWPEAGRTVTVHEDNAPAPVVGVLFRTVPLSHSDHVPLELLSTILVGDDSSRLYRALVVEKKVAVSAIDISQSLEQDGIFFAGAIVPPFGAKPEAAIEALDEEIDKLRTGPITDHELLKAKNRALKSIVMETLTVEGKASALGEAAVLQRNPKRANEVLDDVRRVTIDDLQRVARKYLVPERQIKVLIPSTGMAAGPKKNAEEDAPITAEAETQAPRPGRPGVSRPQGFFPAPPLAAPLAVDPPPLVHTTHTLANGLKVIIVPNHEVPFVGATLGLLSGAWTETKPGTVSMTLDMITKGTKHHDEARLADELGTYAISLGGTGGMDSSTVSANCLTEELERALGLLGEVVREPTFPEADFDDTRKQTLTGLRVSSREPAYIARRELRRKMYGEHPYARTATGEIKDVEALKLADLPDWWNKFARPDAAVLILSGDIDDKRGLALAEKVFGDWKVDGERPDIKLPDPPAAGATGIVLVDRPDATQSQIYTGQLGITRHDPRYAASRVIDGYFGGAFSSRLNESIRVKKGLTYGANGGFHAQRFAGDFTVHTFSKTESTVEALAAVFEEIKRLKAEPPSAVELRKTKAYLVGSFPMDRETPLQMASELWLLALNNLPENYFDEELRSVVQADETACMDLIKNVVQPDQTVVVVVGQAEELQSGLEKIAPVTTVDAKE